From Jeotgalibacillus haloalkalitolerans:
AACGTCAGTTTCATATGACCTTTTCCTTTTCATCGATGATTTCATGATGCTGTTTATCACAGACCGGGCAGACATCTTCACCCTGCGGAACATATACACCACGCAGAATACATTGATCCATCGGCTTGCTCCTCTCAATTATTGGTTTATAAATCGTTTTGCAAATCTCAGTTGTTGATGAATATATGCATCTGTTTCTTTACCTCCAGAAGCAAGCCAGTCGCCTATGCGCTGATTAATATCCTGTAATACCGGTAAAGGCAGCTGGCTCGATATCTTAGTGATTTCTTCGAGCGGCTTCATATCACTATCGTCTCCTTACAACATTGAAATTAATGTCATGGTTAATTTCACCTTTTGTTTCTACAACTTTACGCTCGATACCCACCTTACAGATCTCTCTGCCTTCAATACTTACCGAAATGACTTCTCCAGTTTGAATATCATTATCAAAGATGTATTCTGCAAGTTCATCAGCTATATCGTATTTGATCATAATATTCTCCTTTCTAAGTAGAAACTGCATATCTTGATTCTGCTAAACACATCTCAGGTAGATTTGCTCTAACCAACGCATTTGCAAATGGTGGTGGAACTGAATTGCCTACTCTAGCCACCTGTGCCGATTTAGGGTATTTCTTTCCGGTGTAATCCTGACCGATAATATAGCGATTAGGAAACCCCTGCGCTAAAAACAATTCTCTGGGCTGCAGCATACGCATTCCAATGTCAGTGACCTTATAATTTTCACCGTGGACCGTCACTAAACCAAAACGATCTTTTGTTGGGATGGTGTGAATTGGTTCATTTATTGACTGTCCTATCCCTTGTCCGTAATACTTTGTCAAAAATGCTGTTACAAGAGAATGGTGATCCACGGTTGTAATCGTGTGCAAGGGTTGTCTTATATCTATTCCTGCGCCTGTATAATTGCCTCCATAATGTTTTGCAAGAAATGCGGTTACAAGTCCGAAGCGGTTTGCTGTTGGAATCGTTGCTAATGGTTCTCCAGGTGATGATCCTCTTGTCTCCGGTCCCTGATGCGTATAATAATGCTGAATGAAATGAGCATTGTCATTTACGATGAATGGTTCTTCAGGTTCAATTACGAATTTATTAATGCCTCTGGCTATTCTAATTAATGTATTTTCTTTTAATGGCTTCTTCCTGGTAAATATACTTGGAGCGGTTAGTTGCCAGTCAATTACTTCAGCAGCAGTTCTATATGGCTTTTTTAATCCTAATTGCACGTTTATATCATTCGGTTCAGCGTGAGAAGCTTCAGGCCATGTAATAGGCTGACCATCACACCTTGCTATCAAGAACAGCCGCTGCCGGGTTGTAGGAGCTCCGTAGTCACATGCTTTTAATACTTTGAAATCAACTTCATATCCATGTCGTTTAAATGCTCTAACAAATGACTGAAATGTTTTACCCTTCTTATCCGGATCCGGACGAT
This genomic window contains:
- a CDS encoding DUF6877 family protein, which encodes MKPLEEITKISSQLPLPVLQDINQRIGDWLASGGKETDAYIHQQLRFAKRFINQ
- a CDS encoding DNA cytosine methyltransferase gives rise to the protein MQLNLFREIIVDNFAGGGGASTGIEMATGLNVDVAINHDPAAIAMHKANHPHTEHYCESVWDVDPREVVKGRKVGLCWLSPDCKHFSKAKGGKPVDKTIRGLAWIGVRWAATVRPRVIILENVEEFQDWGPLKGDRPDPDKKGKTFQSFVRAFKRHGYEVDFKVLKACDYGAPTTRQRLFLIARCDGQPITWPEASHAEPNDINVQLGLKKPYRTAAEVIDWQLTAPSIFTRKKPLKENTLIRIARGINKFVIEPEEPFIVNDNAHFIQHYYTHQGPETRGSSPGEPLATIPTANRFGLVTAFLAKHYGGNYTGAGIDIRQPLHTITTVDHHSLVTAFLTKYYGQGIGQSINEPIHTIPTKDRFGLVTVHGENYKVTDIGMRMLQPRELFLAQGFPNRYIIGQDYTGKKYPKSAQVARVGNSVPPPFANALVRANLPEMCLAESRYAVST